A region from the Vicia villosa cultivar HV-30 ecotype Madison, WI linkage group LG3, Vvil1.0, whole genome shotgun sequence genome encodes:
- the LOC131662535 gene encoding Holliday junction resolvase MOC1, chloroplastic — MESLKMQLTPEFHQTQLHLMNKFSSKLKPTIDIRSLCASCHSHTQNLKNPEIIVPVRKRRSVASSNDQLKENWLASISYSTPGNTHLLNEDKIDSSRWFLGIDPDVSGAVALLKIHDSVCSPQVFDSPHVQLLVGKRTRRRLNANSIVQLVRSFDAPPGTTAYIEQSIPFPKDGKQGWWSGGFGYGLWIGILVSAGFTVVPVPSFTWKAKFELSGSKTAKDDSRKLASTLFPSLSSLLSRKKDHGRAEALLIAAYGKDQNKSHEHTEAIIDKLET; from the exons ATGGAATCCCTGAAAATGCAATTAACGCCAGAATTTCATCAAACCCAATTGCATTTGATGAACAAATTTAGTTCCAAACTCAAACCCACTATTGATATCAGGTCCTTGTGTGCCTCTTGTCATTCGCATACCCAGAATCTCAAGAACCCTGAAATCATAGTTCCTGTCAGAAAGCGTAGGTCCGTGGCTTCTTCCAATGATCAACTCAAGGAGAATTGGCTGGCTTCAATCTCTTACTCTACTCCAGGAAATACCCATCTTTTGAATGAAGACAAAATTGACAGCTCCAGATGGTTCCTTGGAATCGACCCAGATGTTTCTGGCGCTGTTGCGTTGTTGAAAATCCACGATTCTGTTTGTTCGCCTCAG GTATTTGATTCTCCTCATGTGCAATTACTTGTTGGTAAAAGAACACGAAGACGTTTAAATGCCAATTCTATTGTTCAGTTGGTCCGTAGTTTTGATGCCCCACCTG GAACTACTGCATATATAGAGCAGTCAATCCCTTTCCCCAAAGACGGGAAGCAG GGCTGGTGGAGTGGAGGATTTGGGTACGGGCTGTGGATTGGGATCTTAGTTTCCGCAGGATTTACTGTTGTTCCAGTGCCATCTTTTACTTGGAAAGCTAAGTTTGAACTCTCTGGAAGCAAGACTGCAAAG GATGATAGCAGGAAACTTGCATCCACATTATTTCCATCACTGAGTTCCCTGTTAAGCAGGAAAAAAGATCACG GAAGGGCAGAGGCTTTGTTAATTGCTGCATATGGCAAAGACCAAAACAAAAGTCATGAACATACTGAGGCCATCATTGACAAATTGGAAACCTGA